Genomic window (Armatimonadota bacterium):
CTTGTGGTGAAATGAACATATCGCGGTGCGTGCAGACATGCCCCTTTGTTGTACTAAGGCAACGACGTCATCTTCCAAACTTTGCTCCTTTATCTCAATGATTGGTTGCGTTTCTCCCCATGGTAGGTCGAGAAACTCCTCCAGAGTCGGTAGTCGTTCTCCTGCATATTGGGTTCCAAACCAGCTTCCAGCGTCAAGCCGCCGAAGCTCCTCAAGGGTCATGTCGGCTACTCTACCGGTACCGTTCGTTGTTCGGTCGACTGTGGCGTCGTGGATGATAACAATTTTGCCATCTTTGGTGCGGCGAACGTCACACTCAATTAGGTCGGGCTTAAGTTCAAGAGCCCTTTTAAAAGCAGCGAGTGTGTTCTCGGGTGCAATGGCTGAAAAACCTCTGTGTGCAATCGTCAAAACTTTTTGCATTTTATCGCCTCCTTGGTTTGATTATACCTTTAGTAGATTAAGATAGTCTATCAACTAAAGTATAGTTTTTACCCTAATTTTTGAAAAACTTTTTCTTAAAAAGCTTAAAAGGAGGATTTTCGGCTGGAGAGAAATAAAGTTATCGAAACACA
Coding sequences:
- a CDS encoding glycerophosphodiester phosphodiesterase family protein encodes the protein MQKVLTIAHRGFSAIAPENTLAAFKRALELKPDLIECDVRRTKDGKIVIIHDATVDRTTNGTGRVADMTLEELRRLDAGSWFGTQYAGERLPTLEEFLDLPWGETQPIIEIKEQSLEDDVVALVQQRGMSARTAICSFHHKIGLRLKELDRLIRFSPLISSQTEISGDEAVRLADEAAAVNGWVFGVNYTAITPDLVKATHAANMLMEAWTVDDEENIRRMVTMGVDVIASNRLDLLLQVLAEMGVRNK